Proteins encoded together in one Flavobacterium keumense window:
- the rho gene encoding transcription termination factor Rho, with the protein MFDISTLKEMKLSELQEIAKLAKTIKINGVKKDDLIAQILEHQTKTTVAENSPKVENTEKPKRARITLAKKETASVTSSESDADTAVILNSKSEENSSEILNNKGPKAVKFNKLAYEQKLARKDKVKSKQNEGELELPLETNSASEVVETTPVIKKENPNQLNKQNQNPNQNPNQNGNQNQNPNQKNKKNNFGHSDYEFDGIIESEGVLEMMPDGYGFLRSSDYNYLASPDDIYLSTSQIRLFGLKTGDTVKGVVRPPKEGEKFFPLVRVLKINGHDPQVVRDRVSFEHLTPVFPKEKFKLAEKQSTISTRIIDLFSPIGKGQRGMIVAQPKTGKTMLLKDIANAIAANHPEVYLIVLLIDERPEEVTDMQRSVRGEVIASTFDREPQEHVKIANIVLEKSKRLVECGHDVVILLDSITRLARAYNTVQPASGKVLSGGVDANALQKPKRFFGAARNVENGGSLSIIATALTETGSKMDEVIFEEFKGTGNMELQLDRKIANKRIFPAIDLTSSSTRRDDLLLDAQTLQRMWIMRKYLSDMNPVEAMDFINDRFKKTRNNEEFLISMND; encoded by the coding sequence ATGTTTGATATTTCTACATTAAAAGAAATGAAGCTTTCTGAGCTTCAAGAAATAGCTAAATTGGCTAAAACAATAAAAATTAACGGTGTTAAAAAAGATGATTTGATTGCTCAAATTTTAGAGCATCAAACCAAAACTACAGTTGCTGAAAATTCTCCAAAAGTAGAGAATACTGAAAAACCCAAAAGAGCACGAATAACTTTAGCAAAAAAAGAAACAGCTTCAGTAACTTCTTCAGAAAGTGATGCAGATACAGCGGTTATTTTGAATTCAAAATCAGAAGAAAACTCATCTGAAATTTTGAATAATAAAGGTCCTAAAGCTGTTAAGTTTAACAAGTTGGCTTATGAACAAAAGCTAGCTAGAAAAGACAAAGTAAAATCTAAACAAAATGAAGGTGAGCTTGAATTGCCTTTGGAAACAAACTCAGCAAGTGAAGTGGTAGAAACTACTCCCGTTATTAAAAAAGAAAATCCGAATCAGTTAAATAAACAAAATCAAAACCCAAATCAAAACCCAAATCAAAACGGCAATCAAAATCAGAATCCCAACCAAAAGAATAAGAAAAATAATTTTGGTCACTCTGATTATGAATTTGACGGAATTATTGAAAGTGAAGGAGTGTTAGAAATGATGCCAGATGGTTATGGTTTCTTACGTTCTTCTGATTATAATTATTTGGCTTCGCCAGATGATATTTATTTATCGACTTCTCAAATTCGATTGTTTGGTTTAAAAACAGGAGATACTGTAAAAGGTGTGGTTCGCCCTCCAAAAGAAGGAGAAAAATTCTTTCCATTGGTTCGCGTATTAAAAATTAATGGACATGACCCGCAAGTTGTTCGCGACCGAGTTTCATTTGAGCATTTAACACCTGTTTTTCCAAAAGAAAAATTCAAATTGGCTGAAAAACAAAGTACCATCTCTACCCGAATTATTGATTTGTTTTCTCCAATAGGAAAAGGACAACGCGGTATGATTGTGGCACAACCTAAAACAGGTAAAACAATGTTGTTAAAAGATATTGCCAATGCGATTGCAGCCAATCATCCTGAAGTTTATTTGATTGTTCTTTTGATTGACGAGCGTCCAGAAGAGGTGACCGATATGCAACGTAGTGTTCGTGGAGAAGTGATTGCTTCTACTTTTGATAGAGAACCACAAGAACACGTTAAAATTGCAAATATTGTTTTAGAAAAATCAAAACGATTAGTAGAATGTGGGCATGACGTGGTTATTCTTTTGGATTCGATTACTCGTCTAGCTCGTGCATACAATACCGTGCAACCTGCTTCTGGAAAAGTGTTGAGTGGAGGGGTTGATGCCAACGCATTGCAAAAACCGAAACGCTTTTTTGGAGCGGCTCGTAATGTAGAAAATGGGGGTTCGTTAAGTATCATCGCTACGGCTTTGACCGAAACAGGCTCTAAAATGGATGAGGTAATTTTTGAAGAATTCAAAGGAACTGGTAATATGGAATTGCAATTGGATAGAAAAATTGCAAACAAACGTATCTTCCCTGCAATTGATTTAACTTCTTCAAGTACACGTAGAGACGATTTATTATTAGATGCACAAACCTTACAACGTATGTGGATTATGCGTAAATATCTTTCCGATATGAATCCTGTGGAAGCAATGGATTTCATTAATGACCGATTCAAAAAGACTAGAAATAACGAAGAGTTTTTGATTTCAATGAATGATTAA
- a CDS encoding DUF4293 domain-containing protein has translation MIQRIQTLYLLLVFVITGVLPFVFPLWTTADGKQFLFIQNQLYVILFGLSTTLTLLSIISYKKRQNQFVIGRLNIILNLILLGLFVYHSLNLSGETPVVSEKGIGMFLPILAIVLLGFANKAIKKDEDLVKSVDRLR, from the coding sequence ATGATACAACGAATTCAAACATTATATTTACTTCTTGTTTTTGTAATTACAGGAGTGTTACCATTTGTCTTCCCTTTGTGGACAACGGCTGATGGCAAACAATTTCTATTCATACAAAATCAATTGTATGTAATTCTTTTTGGATTGAGTACTACGCTTACTCTTTTAAGTATCATTTCATATAAAAAGAGACAAAATCAATTTGTAATTGGCAGATTGAATATCATATTAAATTTAATTTTATTAGGATTATTTGTTTATCATTCACTAAACTTATCCGGAGAAACTCCTGTAGTTTCTGAGAAGGGTATTGGGATGTTTCTACCTATCTTGGCTATCGTATTATTAGGTTTTGCTAATAAGGCCATCAAGAAGGATGAAGATCTTGTAAAATCTGTGGATCGATTGAGATAA
- a CDS encoding response regulator, whose translation MNNTIKIYLADDHQVLLDGIQFLLKMIPDFEIVGFSLNGKDLYNKISLTQADILILDLNMPDKDGIEIIKEFNEKKCSCKIIVLSSYDDLKLIREVMKLGANGYLTKSCAGENIIEAIYSVYKGEDYFSNSVREKIFYSVTKDNIKINKEISLKNFILTERELEIITLIALELSGKEISDKLFISTNTVETHRKNIMKKIGVKNTIGLVKYAIKNNIINT comes from the coding sequence ATGAACAACACAATAAAAATATACTTGGCAGATGATCACCAAGTACTTCTCGATGGAATTCAATTTCTCCTAAAAATGATTCCAGACTTTGAAATCGTTGGATTTTCATTAAACGGAAAAGACCTATACAACAAAATAAGCTTAACACAAGCAGATATTTTAATTTTAGATCTCAATATGCCTGATAAAGACGGAATTGAAATTATTAAAGAATTCAACGAAAAAAAATGCTCCTGCAAAATAATTGTTCTATCTAGTTATGATGATTTAAAACTAATCAGAGAGGTCATGAAATTAGGGGCTAATGGCTATCTCACAAAAAGTTGTGCTGGAGAAAATATTATAGAAGCTATTTATTCCGTTTATAAGGGCGAAGACTATTTCAGTAACTCTGTTCGTGAAAAGATATTTTATTCTGTAACCAAAGACAATATTAAAATTAATAAAGAAATATCGCTCAAAAATTTCATCTTAACCGAAAGAGAATTAGAAATTATTACACTCATTGCATTAGAATTAAGTGGCAAAGAAATTAGTGACAAATTGTTTATTAGTACCAATACGGTAGAAACACATCGAAAAAATATTATGAAAAAGATTGGCGTCAAAAATACTATTGGATTAGTTAAATACGCCATCAAAAACAATATAATCAACACTTAA